TCGACCGACAAGGCCCCCTCCCCAACGGAGCAGCGAGACCGGAACCGGCCAGAGTCGGACTGATCTCCCCATCGCACGAGCGATCCGCCGAATCAAGTCCGGCGTGGACAGGTCCTCGCCGTCGCTCACGAGATAGGTCTGCCCGGCCGCTCGCGGCTCCCGCACACAGGCAATCAAACCATCCACCAGGTTCTCACAGTAAATGAGGCTTCGCCGATTGCGCACCGACCCGAGTGGTAAGGGAAGCCCTGATCGAATCAGTTTCAAGAGCGAAAGAAAATTCCCTCCGACGCCTGGTCCATACACGAGCGGAGAACGGATGACGACCGTCTCCAAACCCGTCTCAGACGAAACCGCCGCCAACGCCTGCTCCGCCTCCCATTTTGAGATCCCATAGGAGTCTTGGGGGTTCGGCATATCCTGTTCCGTAAACGGCAAGCGACTCTCTTCGCCGTTGACCTTGATCGAACTTAAAAAAACAAATCGGCGCACCCCCTGTTCCGCCGCCAGCCTGGCCAACCGCTCCGTCCAATCCCGATTGA
This sequence is a window from Candidatus Nitrospira inopinata. Protein-coding genes within it:
- a CDS encoding UDP-glucose 4-epimerase family protein, with translation MADLVLVTGATGFIGSALCRRLRKEGLAVRAVIRNWSKVSSASGSHGSDYEWVVLHDQSSDEETRQALKGVQTVVHLAARVHVMRDQAADPLAEFRRINRDWTERLARLAAEQGVRRFVFLSSIKVNGEESRLPFTEQDMPNPQDSYGISKWEAEQALAAVSSETGLETVVIRSPLVYGPGVGGNFLSLLKLIRSGLPLPLGSVRNRRSLIYCENLVDGLIACVREPRAAGQTYLVSDGEDLSTPDLIRRIARAMGRSVRLWPVPVSLLRWGGGLVGRRGAVARLTESLQINASKIRRELGWSPPWSVDQGIEETVAWFLKLGSQREIGAMAGADQ